TGATGTCCTGGAACGGCAACCCAGAACCCAAAGCCAAAACCATCGGCCTCATCGGTAAAGGGCTCACTTACGACAGCGGCGGCTACTGCATCAAAACACCCCAGGGCATGGTGAATATGAAGAGCGACATGGCCGGCGCCGCAGCAGTGATCGGCACCTTCGCCGCCATCGCTACCCTTAAGCTCAAAGTGAATGTGCTGGGCGTGATCGCCGCCTGTGAAAACATGGTCTCCGGCGCGGCCTACCATGCCGGCGACATCATCCGCAGCATGAGCGGCAAAACCATCGAAGTGATCAACACGGACGCGGAAGGGCGCCTCACCCTGATCGACGCCATCCACTATGCCATCAGCCGCGAACATGTTAGCCAAGTTATTGACATCGCCACCCTTACCGGAGCGGCCGTCGGCGCCTTGGGCAACCAGATTTCCGCGGTGCTGACCAACAACGAAAAGATGCTGGGGAAGCTGCGGCTCGCCTCTGACTTCACCGGCGAAATGATCTGGCAACTGCCCACCCACGAACCCTATCTGGACCTTATAAAGAGCGAGGTCGCCGACCTCAAGAACAGCAGTGGCCCTATGGCCGGAACGATCACAGCCGGGCTCTTTATCCGCGAATTTGTGGACGGCAAACCCTGGCTGCACATCGACATCGCCGGCACCGCCCATAAAGACAAGGAAAGCGGGATAAATTCCTACGGCGCCACCGGAGTCGGCGTGCGCCTGCTCACCCAGCTTTTGCGCGAAATGGAATGAAACGCATTACTACCCTGCTGGCCTTGCTGATACTGGCCCTTTTCGGCTGTAAAAAGGCCACTGAAAACCAACGTCCGCTGGTGATGGCGAGTATCCGGCCCTACGAACTTCTGCTGGCTGACCTGCTTGGGCCGGAATTTGAGGTTCGCTTCCTCATTCCGGCCAACGCGTCTCCCCACACCTTCAGTCCCGGTCCCCGGGACATCAGGGCTTTACGTGAAGCCAGGCTGGCCTTTTCCAACGGACTGGGCCTGGAAACCGATCTTGAAAAGGCTTTCACTGCGCTGGGTGACACCCACCTCCGGGCGGAGGAATTGCTTAAAGGTGTGGTTCCCGAAAACGGAAACCCCCACATCTGGCTTTCGCCGCTGCTGATGGAAAAACTCACCCTGCGCCTCAGCGAACGCCTGCAAAAGATGTTCCCCGAGCGTAGCGAGGAAATCGCCAACCGCGCCCTGGACCTGGTGGCCCGTCTGGCCGCTCTGGACGAGAGAATCAGCCGCGAACGGGAAGCTCTCGGCCCAACTCCGCTGATCAGCTTTCACGACAGCTTTCACTATTTCAGCGCGACTTACGGCATCGATGACCTGGGCAGCGTGCAAAGCTCTCCCGGCCGTGAACCCACACCCCGTGAACTGACCCGGCTGGGTGAGTTGATCCGCGCTCACGGAGTTAAGGCGATTTGCGTGGAACCCCAGATGGATAGAAAGTCCGCTGATGTTTTGGCCCGGGAATTCAACCTTCGCGTGATCGAACTTGATCCCTTGGGCTTCAGTATCCAGGCCCAAACGCTGCCTGACCTTATCAGCGAGAACTGGGAGCGAA
This sequence is a window from Candidatus Cloacimonadota bacterium. Protein-coding genes within it:
- a CDS encoding zinc ABC transporter substrate-binding protein, with the translated sequence MKRITTLLALLILALFGCKKATENQRPLVMASIRPYELLLADLLGPEFEVRFLIPANASPHTFSPGPRDIRALREARLAFSNGLGLETDLEKAFTALGDTHLRAEELLKGVVPENGNPHIWLSPLLMEKLTLRLSERLQKMFPERSEEIANRALDLVARLAALDERISREREALGPTPLISFHDSFHYFSATYGIDDLGSVQSSPGREPTPRELTRLGELIRAHGVKAICVEPQMDRKSADVLAREFNLRVIELDPLGFSIQAQTLPDLISENWERMKQAWQTESLP
- a CDS encoding leucyl aminopeptidase; this translates as MKIDLLRKPAEHMDTVIIMHGDKGDFQNIEYLPEHIKNAVGIIVKQDEFTFSYKNLKSFPLVHARHRSNIILCGVGNTQDLDCARLRELFALCIRAALKIDAREAFLYPGFSNPVGEVNFGHILAETALLTAYKFDKYLSESKGHSLKAVHLAVNPKTTRHINRGILEGRIFAESTNMARDLVNEPANVIYPDSLAEIAKKAALKYGFSIEVFGQDKLKRLKMEALMAVGKGSKQEPRLILMSWNGNPEPKAKTIGLIGKGLTYDSGGYCIKTPQGMVNMKSDMAGAAAVIGTFAAIATLKLKVNVLGVIAACENMVSGAAYHAGDIIRSMSGKTIEVINTDAEGRLTLIDAIHYAISREHVSQVIDIATLTGAAVGALGNQISAVLTNNEKMLGKLRLASDFTGEMIWQLPTHEPYLDLIKSEVADLKNSSGPMAGTITAGLFIREFVDGKPWLHIDIAGTAHKDKESGINSYGATGVGVRLLTQLLREME